Proteins from one Microcaecilia unicolor chromosome 2, aMicUni1.1, whole genome shotgun sequence genomic window:
- the MBOAT4 gene encoding ghrelin O-acyltransferase codes for MDWVALFCLHPVAVYQITAFPFAVLFSYLCFLGYLSVNARYIFLLLGGLALAFAAMGPYSVLVLIPALGSVVLFHSVSPESVYRWAFLAQMTWQTLCHLWLHYKEYYLQEAASIRLSFAISSLMLLTQRVTSLALDIHEGKVQGRAAESSQHQFSWPKPSNTALSFFTYLLFFPALLGGPLCSFARFQAKIRQPSTHCTLAPLWVAGQNCLFATALHVFKAFVKTYVSVNTDVTSCTGFNCVSTMWTTTLLFKLVYYSQWLLDESLFMAAGFVLEGRQGNEGFLQDLSGADLWTLETTNRISLFTRTWNRSTSQWLRRLVYQHSRQHPLMKTFAFSAWWHGLHPGQIFGFLCWALMVEADYRIHPYCRSLVKSCFCWWLYKAFSWLQTQLLIAYIMTAIEERHLSSLWRLCASYNSLCPLLYCACLLFVAKTKSKR; via the exons ATGGACTGGGTGGCTCTGTTCTGTCTTCACCCCGTGGCTGTGTACCAGATCACTGCTTTTCCGTTTGCCGTTTTGTTTTCTTACCTTTGCTTCCTTGGATATTTATCTGTCAATGCCAG atatatttttcttctcctggGAGGACTGGCGCTGGCATTTGCTGCCATGGGACCCTACTCTGTGCTCGTTCTCATCCCTGCCTTGGGTTCAGTGGTCCTGTTTCACTCTGTCAGCCCTGAATCCGTGTACCGTTGGGCTTTCCTCGCTCAGATGACCTGGCAGACTCTTTGTCACCTCTGGCTACACTATAAGGAATATTACCTGCAAGAGGCTGCAAGTATCAG GCTGTCTTTTGCTATTTCATCTCTCATGCTGCTGACCCAGAGGGTAACATCACTGGCACTGGACATTCATGAAGGAAAAGTGCAGGGCAGGGCAGCTGAAAGCTCACAGCACCAGTTCTCCTGGCCAAAGCCATCCAACACAGCACTGTCATTCTTCACATACTTACTTTTCTTCCCTGCCCTGTTGGGGGGTCCCCTCTGCTCCTTTGCCAGATTTCAAGCCAAGATCAGACAGCCAAGCACACACTGCACACTAGCACCCCTCTGGGTAGCAGGACAAAACTGCCTCTTTGCCACAGCACTGCATGTCTTCAAAGCATTTGTTAAGACCTATGTGAGTGTTAATACTGATGTTACTAGCTGCACTGGATTTAACTGTGTTTCCACAATGTGGACCACCACACTGCTTTTTAAGCTGGTGTATTACTCTCAGTGGCTGCTGGATGAATCGCTTTTCATGGCAGCAGGCTTTGTGTTGGAAGGCAGGCAAGGAAATGAGGGTTTCCTCCAAGACCTCTCTGGTGCAGATCTTTGGACCCTGGAAACAACAAACAGAATATCCTTATTCACTAGGACATGGAACAGAAGCACCTCACAATGGCTGAGGCGACTTGTCTACCAGCATAGCAGGCAACACCCTCTAATGAAGACCTTTGCCTTCTCAGCTTGGTGGCATGGGCTCCATCCTGGCCAGATCTTTGGTTTCTTGTGCTGGGCCCTCATGGTGGAGGCAGATTACCGGATTCACCCTTATTGCAGATCTCTGGTGAAGTCTTGCTTCTGCTGGTGGTTGTACAAGGCTTTTAGCTGGCTTCAAACGCAGCTGCTCATCGCATACATCATGACTGCCATAGAAGAGAGGCATCTGTCCTCCCTCTGGAGGCTGTGTGCGTCTTATAACAGTTTGTGTCCTCTTCTGTACTGTGCATGTCTTCTGTTTGTAGCAAAAACAAAGAGCAAGAGGTGA